In Bombus terrestris chromosome 13, iyBomTerr1.2, whole genome shotgun sequence, the DNA window GTGTCGATAGAATTAAAAGAACagatagaaagagaggaagaaagaagcaaCAACTAGAGATACAGAGCACAAGAAAAAATGAGTGTCACGACGATGCATCCTGTTCGTTCCTATTTTTCATTCTCTACCCTCCCGACCAGGCTATGccggaagaaaagagaaacaaagaccAAGGTGGCGTTCGTCGAATCACTGAAACGTCTCGCGCGTTTGTTTGATTTCATTCGGAACCAATTGATTTGTTTGCGTCCATTTCCACCCGGGCAACGTTATTTCCACCTATCGAATGTGAAACGCGAAGCGTTCCGTTGAATCGTTCGGAAAACTGAACGCGCTCGTGAGATAAATTCCGACCGTTTACGCCGAGTCTCCACGGTCTCCCCGGACGTTTCCAGGCGAGACGAACTTTACGGTTCACGATCGACGAGGTATCCGACACTGCGGTAGTCGCTTGTTTCGAAAACTTAATTTTCTAACGGTGTATTTACTGTAACCGATTGCAAACGAAAATACAGCCATCGGCTGCGGACGCAATTTAGAATCAatggaatattttaagaaatatttttatcacaaAGGACGATAATAATGTATTGGGAAATTTTAATAGAACACGTTGATTACTTTGCTTCGTAATTGAAACTGACGGCGACCACATTAatcaactccataaattgaaaTGCGGGAAAAAGCGATAATGTGGCAAGAATTAGTTTTTTAAAACTTATCTTGAATTTACAACTTTCGTAAACGAAGTAATTTGTTCTAGCTCAACGGTAATTATGTGGACAAATGAAACGATGTAGTCGATCTCAGTTTTCCTTCTGAAAACTATCCTACGATGAATACCTATTAGGAGCATTACTGTCATACTACGTGCAGTACGTATTATACATCAACAATGAAAATGAATAGCAATCAATAATTATGTCTCTATATCAATAATTAACTTCCGTATTTAATAATCGTAAAAACCAAAAATCAGAAATTCGACATTTTCCATTTTGCTTTTCTCATTCTATAAAACTTCGATCTGAGAAATGCCAATTTTCTCGTGAACAAGAGAACAGAATTTAGCATATTTCTTATTTACCAATTCGATGCACTACTGCGCCGCGAATAATATTAAACATGGTTGCAAAACCTTCCTCAAGGGGATGAGGCACGCACTTAGAACCACACATTAGGGGTGAAAAGCAGCTCGAGGCTTTACTCCCCCACCCCTTTTACTGAACGTCGCGTCGACCGGAGAACCTTTACCTATGAAGCAGATGGAAGGAATGCTCGAAAGCAATGCGCGAAAGCAAATCTCTACCAACGATAGATGCATTTGCAGAACGACGTAGTTGCAGCCTTCAAGGGATTAAATGGCGGCACGAACAAGCTCATGGAAATTCACACGTGGAAGCTTAATTTTCGGCAAAGATGGTAGAATACACTATGGTGATTACCGTAGAATTCATACGGAATATGTGATAAGGAACTGGTGGAACTGTCAATATAGAGATTGAATAATGAAATGGAGCTATTCTAGGTGAATCGTGTACAGTGATAATGTTACACAATGTTACACAAAGTTTCCTCCAAAGCATCCTTAAATCGCTATACCGTAGTATATCTACAAGAGAAAATATTTCACTCTAGGATTGATTACGTAAGAATTTATTAAGCTAGCCAGTTTGgccatattttataaaatgatgtTTTCTGTCTCTGTTACTAAATTCGTTGGTAATTTGTGatgatgaaattaatttcaagttATTTTGAAACCcataaaataattacagaaGGAATTATTCCGAAAATATACCAACTCCGATTCCGAGTAACCGCTAAATAAAAGCAGAGTTGATGCGACTTGCTGAGTTATGTAAATGTTCAGTGATGTCTTTTGAGGAAAGGAGAAATATACCTATTTAAATGAGCTATTTATTAATTCAACATGTATCCGCATAATAAATGTATTCTCGTGAGATGAagcgatatatttttaaaacgcaAATTATAAAACACGATGAAGGAAAGGACTGACGAAGGGGTTACGGTACGAATTCATTTACATcaactataaaatattttattgcttaATTAATCGGTTATTCTCTGGTATAAATCACCATAAAAATCAAATATCGCTAAAAACTATCTAAGTCACAGTAGAATTAATTGCATTGTCACAGATAGCACCACAAAAACGGTAATATATTAAATGGCATTAAAGATAAAATGCGTGATTTTTCGAATCACTTTTGCAACCATGCCCATACGCAataacgtttcttcttttcttatacTAGTAAGTAAAACCGTAGTTCATTTCCTTTCCTcctccgtctctctctctcttaagATTGCAAGAAAGGAAAGTAAATAAACGACAAAAATTAAGTATCGTGAAAGTATTCACTCGCAAGAGATCCATTGCACGCGTGGTTATTAGccaattaaaattaacatttttttttttcagtctCATAACGACATAATAGTCAATACGATTACTATTATCACGAAAATTAACTTCGCAAGAACAATTCACCGTATTCCGTTCTTAATTAATAGTTGATCCCATAATGGTATTGATTGTCAGCAAGGCCTGGCATGAGGTTCCTCAGTCTTTTTTAGAAGCAACCTTTTATTGTATGCACTCATTCCTCAACTGCGATCGTAAGATCTTACCGCTCGCATTCTTCGGTATCTCATTTATGAAGGTAACTCCTCctgaaattattacaaattcacGTTCGATTACCTTACATTATCGATCAGGTAAATAAGAAGTACAATATTAAACGAAATTTGTATCGTACAAAAACAATCAAAAACAGGTTGAACGTAAAATAATGATAGATTAATagaatatatgtaaaaaattcTACGATATTATTTAACTACTTAAAAAGCTTACTTTATGTACTGgaaaatttacataatatgATAGGAAAAAGATGGATGTATTCATTGGTACGTTAATCGTTTTTATATACGAAACATGACATCACAAATTGCATTCTGTTTCGCATTAAACGTAAACTGAAAAACTTTACCTCGCAGCTGTTTGTATTCTGACACTTTGCTTTTAATGAAATCTTTAATGTCATCCTCAGTCACTTTTGACCCTTTCCTTGTCACTACGAAAGCTTTTGGTACCTCACCGCACCTTTCGTCCGGCAGACCGATCACAGCTGCCTCCACGACGTCTGGATGCGATCTTAGTATAGCTTCCATTTCAGCTGGTGGTACCTGACGCaaaattttaaatcgataaagGAACGAGATTTGAAAAATAAGCAAATTGGTGTTTTTTATGAAGAAATGAACGcttaagaatatattaataaaaaatatactaatAAAGTTTGTATCGTACAGAAAGTATATGGCGTAATGCATGACTCAATACTTTGATCCTGGAAGAtagaaagaattaataaaatgtaatgcGCTTTATATAACTATAAAAACGTAACTGGCCTTACGTcaattggaaaaattaattggaaaaatttctatgaatactacgtatatatatatatatagtatgtatgtactatgtaattatataaaaaaatgcaaTTATTCGATTATCGAAATTACATAGGCGACAAAGTAAAAGTTCTGTAATACAACCAACTTAATATTGTTTACTAGttccatatattttatacacaaaAGTACGTTTGATAGTACATATGAATAATGATAAATGGTAGTACTCGAATTTTTCGACAGAGTCACAAAAtttagtgaaataaaaattaagtcaTGTTAGCGTTACCATAGTGATATATCTCTTCTTATTTACACGAAAAATGATTGGCATGTATAAGTATGGGATAAGTGGAAAATAGATTTAATTGAagctttttgcgaatatctcggaaactaaggtCGAGCGGCGGTGACATGGATAGGGAAAAGTTGTCCAGAATAATAATCTCgataacatatttcaaacgTATTAGATTAGGATTACCAGGTAAGGAAGATTGATATATTATCTACTAATTCTATGAATGGAGGTATCATTTACCTGAAATCCTTTAACTTTGATTAACTCCTTCATTCTATCCGTGATAAAGAAATCGGATTCTTCGTCATAGTAAGCAATGTCCCCGGTTTTCAGCCAGCCATTCTCGACGATCATGTCGTTCGTGGCACTTTCATTGTTTAGGTAGCCTTTCATAACATGAGGCCCCCTGACCCATATTTCACCGACTTGACCTTGTTCAGAAATATCTTCTTTCGTACTTTGATCGACTAATCGTACCTCGCAACCAACAATGTTTTTTCCGACACTTCCTGGTTTCGAATCACCTACATCCAAGGTAACAACTGGCGAGGTTTCCGTCAATCCATATCCTTGTTGaaagaaattaaacaaatgataaatattttttagaatttcgactttatcaAAAGAAGTTCAACTTTAATGAAGCACGAAAGATTCGGGAATAGAAATTTTAGGAATTAGAGTTAAAGTCTTACCTTGACAGAGTTTCAACTGATCGGGGTTTAACTGATACCttcgatagaaattttctaCGTCCGTTTGTGATAATGGAGCCGCACCACTGATAAAGTGATGCATGCTTTCGTAAACGTGTTTCTTAATATATGTACAAGAGTTCAAGAACAGAAGTATCGGTGGGACTATGTAAAGACCTGTCACCTGTGGAATAAAGTACACTTGAAAACATTCCTGAAGTATATGTCGccaaataaaagatatattccaACAGAATTCTCACCTTGTGTTTCATTAAAACGCTAACAAATAGTTCTGGCGTGAACTTTGGAACAGTAATTAATTTTGCACCGGAGGCGATACGCGGTAACACCATGCCGTTCAACCCGAAAATATGGAAGAAAGGTAATATTAAAGGTAATACTTCTTGGAAGTCGGCtgcaaaaataattaatctCGTCAATGATGCTTGATATTAAACGAACAAATAAGTTTACGATACTAAGATGataagcaataataataaacaataataaacgATGCTTACCCGTTGTAGTTTGCCACATTTTCTCTTTGCACGTCTGTTCCACCATTTGCATGTTACTGACTAAATTATTATGCGTCAACATCACTCCCTTTGGCAAGCCTGTCGTTCCACTGGAGAATGGTAAAACAGCCAAATCGTTTGGTGACGTTTGATAACTGGTTATAGGCGGTAACGTTTTGCCACGTGCAATGAGATCCTATAAAAGTTTCATTATCTTGAGCCAATGTTCAACTCGTACCGATTATACCAAACGGTTTCACGCCTACGAATTCGAATTCAATCAATTTATCCGAGGTGCTCGACACTATGATCAATTTTAGTCCTCACCTTAAACGGCACGGTACCATCGGGAATAGGTCCGCTACCATCTTCGATAACCACCAAGTGTCCTCCAGATGCGAGGATATCTCTCGAAGCTTGGAGTACGATCGGTGCAATTTCTGCCACTGTAATGACCGCCTTCGCGTTCGCAATCTTCAGTTGCCTCTGTATTTCATCTGTttgataatagaaaataattgagAATGATTTGTAGAAAGAGAACAGAAACAGAATTGTTAACAAAATTATGTTGATTAATTCCTTTTCTTCcacatatcgaataatttaatatGCGAATACGTTTTACTGATTATGCGCATTTATCTAAATATACCAGCGCAAATGTATATTAAGTAGTTAATTTCTTGCTGAATCAGTAATGAATACAACTCACCAGACGTATAGGTAGGATTCACTGTAGTAACAATAAGATCGGCCTCTAGGATACCGATAGTACCTAAAATCGCTTCCGGATAATTGGGCGATATCAAGGCCACTACGTCGCCCTTTCTCAAACCCATATTTATCAAACTTCTTCCGATATAATTAGTTGCGTCCTTCGCTTCGCTGTACGTATACTTTCTTCCGGTCACCGAGCACTCCTAATATAGTAACATCGATTGCATTAGAGTCATCGAATTAGCATAGAAAATTACTATTTGCATCATTTTGAAATGTGTAGCTACTAAAAATTATCCTAATCAGCAACTGTTGCAGCTGTGTTGTAACAATTAAAAGTCGTTTGTTGTAACTTGATCATATTCGTATGAAACGAACATAAGAACGTAAGCGCACTACGCGCCGCTCTTCAAGAGTTACTCGTGCTTatcgtatttaattattattatcgctCCCACAGACGACTGTTGTGACTTATAACAGTAACAAAGAAATTGTTCCATTCTTTCACTGCTCTAATaaagagggaaaagaaagaaattgtaataatttgtttataatattacCAGCGCAATATTGTTAGCGAATTTCGTAGCATTGCTCCAGATGTATTCCTGAACGAGCATCTCGTTCGGCGTAAACTCGCCGAACGGCGACAAGAaaatcttttttccattttcatccTCCATGATCTTCTGTCGCGCCAATGTAGAAGTGCGTCTCGCGAACTGGTTTGCAACTTTCGTCCCGCTCTCCGATATCTGGCTTAGTCTTCGAGCACAACGAAAAATTTGCCTGACGCCCGTCATTATTTGCACGCAATATTTTATCCTAGTCTCCcaataatttgttaatagtTCGATAGTAACACTTTAACGAACTGTTAGCAGTTTATGGGATCACGTCGAACGGGTACGTTCTGGAAAAGAGATAAAAACGATGACAATTGAATCgcataaaaatgattttttagCTGTGGAAATAACGTGTACCGAGTAAGGCACGCGGTTCAATGTGGGTCAACTGATTTGACGTTAAGAGGAACGAAGACGCAGAACGTTGAAAGTAGAAATACTTACAACGACAACATAAATCGCGTAAACATCTAGATCGAAATCTTATAACTATACGAAACGATTACAgaagttaataaaattttaatccggACAACATCATTTTTTCCTGGTAATCCATATGTTCATGATTAACAAGCTTTTTCCAGGAAGTCCTTCGAGGTGACAATCAAGATATCAacaataatgtataaataattatgcCAGTTTGTTGATTGCATCATCATACACCGATGGGACAAGTTACGCTGCGACGAACAGACCGAATGTAATGTCTGTAAGAATGTCTGTGGAATAACAAACGGACTACGTTAATCAGTAGATTGAATTGTTTGCGACGGATCAAAGGAATCTGAATTAATAGAACGACAAACTGCGAGTGAAGAATATAGTAGAAGATCAAAGTACAACATGGTTATCGACATTTACACACTTCATCTAGTTGTTATCTTATTCTCAGCCACACGTAAATATAGCGGCTCCTTCCTACATTATCGCGGTAAATCGAGGAACAGTCTACCAAATGACTTGCAGTTGTCGAGTATGACTCTGCTTCATTCAACGTTGTCTTACACAATAAACTGTTCCCGTCGAAAAAAGTtatcatttataaatttttacagtATTAAACACTAATCACAGTATTAAACTAGATATTAATGAGCGCTCAATTTGTTCGTAAACAAGCTCTCGGAGAATCAAAGATGATATCATTGGTATCGTACCGTATATCGCGTCGGCTGAAACAGATTGTGTGATAAGTCGATGTTAAATGTTTCGATCGAGAGACCATTGAACTTTCTCAAAAGTACGAATAATCCTGCACCGTCTGAAGCTTCTACACCTACGCATTTGGAACGCCAGATGGTGCTTTGGCCTCGAATAACATTTTGCGATAGCTTCCTGAGGATGAACGTTCGTTCGCTAGGCATTGGCGGCGACTCAGACAGACAGAGATTTAGTTTTCGctatcttgcgtttattattcgttaCGAGCAATAGCAAACTTACGATATCACGATAAAACGGATGTTGAGCCTCTTATAAACCCAGGAAACGTTGCCTTCGCGACGAATGCAAGTACGCGATAAACATCCGTTTATGTCAAATACATTCGAAACACTTGATCGAccgtaaataaaaattattcgaaactAGATACCGTCTAACTTTTGACCAGATCTATGATCTCGACGCAGAACTAAGCGTGTTTACAAttttcatcgatcgatcgatttttacTCGGCTGACCTGTTGCATAGGAAAATCCGATTTCTGATTTCACTTACTTTTATGCAAGTAAAATCGCAAACCGGTTTTCATATAGTGGATGTCTTTTGTTTCAATACCGATCGCGATCGATTAAGAAGGGGTCAATCCAGCGTCGATAAAATACACTTGTCAAACAGAGAAAAACGTAAGAAAACGTGCAAACCTTGATGATCTTCTTGAATACACGGTGTAAATGTTAGTGCGTAGCCGTAGGACTCGAGTCGTTGTTGTCGGCTTAGACGTGATGTATTTGGGAAAAGTCGCAATACCGCGAACCTACGTACGACACAGAACTGGCGAAGCTTACTCAACTAACTGACTTTCACTGACAGACTACGAGTTTCTGTTGCAAACCATTTAACTTCTGCCCGCCTGTAGATACGCCATTCCCCCACCCAACACTCTAGCAGAGGAGGCGTGTACAGGGATGGTTATTTGTATGCGAAAACTATAATGACGCTTTCACGAACGACTGTATTTTCAGTACACTTTGCTCGATTGCAAGTAATTGATTCTGTCATTATGATAACATCCGCAACGCGGACGCGTGTGTTCACGAACATCGATTAATGTTCTTCCCGCTTTCGACGGTGATttaaatgcaataaaatttagTCGATTAGTTTGAGACAGACCTACTATTTATTGTTAGACTGATAACTAGATATCAGGTTCCTCTTATCGTTCTGGCAATTATACCATAAATACATTcacatatatgaatatttacattAGACTGAGAATATTTATGTTAAGACATATAAAACAGTAGAAAATCCACATGATACTCGCGGATGTATAAGTTACTCAGAGTGTTTATTACAATATTCACGAGTATTCGTTCAATTAGATTACAGAAAGTATTAATTTACTTTGAGGCATGAAGTTTGCATATATTATGTACAATACTTGTTACGCTTTGGTCGATGTTACATAATCAAAATGAACTGATCTTACCATTCGTATTATATAACCATACTCCTGTGGAATATAAAGGTGCTAAACATCGTGGTATGGCGCTGTACGAAATTGTCAagggaagaataaaaagaaaattcacgtCGGTATTTCCGACGGTTTGAACCATACAGAGACCAACTTGGACTTTGTATCTAAAAACGTCTCCCCTCTTGCCATCTAGTGACGGGATTCCGACCTTTTAGCGCTTTATCGTTCGTTGACAAAACGAACACCCTATAGGTGAGCCTTAAGCAAATAAGCTCGatacatttatttatgaatataagACAAAGCAATTTGATTGCTAATGCAACAGCATCTAAGCGTCGATGACCTGGTAACGTTATGTTAATCGATGAGAATCACATTTTTTCATTGTTTCAACGTCGTCTGTATTTAACTCCAACTATTGCACCCGGCACATTGTCGAGGGGTCGATGCGTCGGCGCGTCGTCATCGACGCCGACTCCAACGTTGCGTCCAGGTCCGTACGACAAGTGTCGTGAAATACGTGTCAATAAATGTGAAATATCATTCATACTTATATCTAATACATCTACATTTCAAATTCTTAATCGCAAGTCATTTCCTCCATAAGCACATAAATTAACGTTGCAATACACGAATATGTCATTTAAAAGCGAAAACAAACTACTCTAAAATCTTCGTTACTCCAGGCACTTACGAAGGTCTATTTACATAAAACGAATAAGCTATTCGAATATATGtcttgataaaatatttgaccGCAAAATAAATTCATTTGGTTAGCGGTGAGTCAACCGGTCAAACAATTAAGCGCCCCACGAAGGTTCATCCCTGTTCGCAAAGGCAACGACGCCATGTCGACGTTCATCCCTATAGCTTGGCCTCGTTGCAACCCCCGTTACGTCCCCAGTTGACCGTGAACCGCGACGAGCAAGTATATTGAGAAACGGGATATTCGTGTTATTCGTCGCAACGCTAGATCATCGTCGAACACCAGGTCACTGTCGCTAAGCGAGTCTGTGCTATGAATGAAGACCCAACCTTTTCATTTCGAggtaattataaaaagaatcgGCCTAATTGACGTGTTTGTATCGACAGACGGAATGGTCATCGTCTATCCGTCACGTCAGCAAGATTGCGTCATTGCAAATCAATTTATTCCACTTTTCGTGTCGTAGCTTTTGAGATCGTACAATCGTGGGTGATCTGTTCTTATCGACATAGCGTCATACGGAACAGGGAAATGATGACTAATGAGGTCAGAGTGCGTGAAAATT includes these proteins:
- the LOC100643214 gene encoding 4-coumarate--CoA ligase 1 yields the protein MTGVRQIFRCARRLSQISESGTKVANQFARRTSTLARQKIMEDENGKKIFLSPFGEFTPNEMLVQEYIWSNATKFANNIALECSVTGRKYTYSEAKDATNYIGRSLINMGLRKGDVVALISPNYPEAILGTIGILEADLIVTTVNPTYTSDEIQRQLKIANAKAVITVAEIAPIVLQASRDILASGGHLVVIEDGSGPIPDGTVPFKDLIARGKTLPPITSYQTSPNDLAVLPFSSGTTGLPKGVMLTHNNLVSNMQMVEQTCKEKMWQTTTADFQEVLPLILPFFHIFGLNGMVLPRIASGAKLITVPKFTPELFVSVLMKHKVTGLYIVPPILLFLNSCTYIKKHVYESMHHFISGAAPLSQTDVENFYRRYQLNPDQLKLCQGYGLTETSPVVTLDVGDSKPGSVGKNIVGCEVRLVDQSTKEDISEQGQVGEIWVRGPHVMKGYLNNESATNDMIVENGWLKTGDIAYYDEESDFFITDRMKELIKVKGFQVPPAEMEAILRSHPDVVEAAVIGLPDERCGEVPKAFVVTRKGSKVTEDDIKDFIKSKVSEYKQLRGGVTFINEIPKNASGKILRSQLRNECIQ